One genomic window of Hymenobacter sp. J193 includes the following:
- a CDS encoding dienelactone hydrolase family protein, producing MKKLLTLWAVLLATVSLATAQSPASCCAKPEKATEVFAMLGANEEFVRGHEDPMPYQYEGPGEMIEFSTADGKPARGFEIKSNVRSDKYVFVIHEWWGLNDYIKKESFRYANELKGVNVIALDLYDGQVATTAEEAARLMQGVTTERAEAIIKGALLHVGNNAQIATLGWCFGGSWSLQTALLAGPKAVGCIMYYGMPEKDPARLKTLNTDVLGIFAQQDRSITPAVVAQFTKDMAAAKKKLTVKFYDADHAFANPSNPRYNRQFAEDAHALSLAYLRKALKLKG from the coding sequence ATGAAAAAACTCTTAACCCTATGGGCGGTGCTGCTGGCCACTGTTTCCCTAGCTACGGCCCAGAGTCCGGCCAGCTGCTGCGCCAAGCCCGAAAAAGCCACCGAGGTATTTGCCATGCTGGGCGCCAACGAGGAATTTGTGCGCGGCCACGAAGACCCGATGCCTTATCAATATGAGGGCCCCGGCGAAATGATTGAGTTCAGCACGGCCGATGGCAAGCCGGCCCGGGGGTTCGAAATCAAAAGCAATGTTCGCTCCGATAAGTATGTCTTCGTGATTCACGAATGGTGGGGCCTGAACGACTACATCAAAAAAGAGTCGTTCCGGTACGCCAACGAGTTGAAGGGCGTCAACGTCATTGCCCTCGATTTGTACGACGGCCAGGTAGCCACTACCGCCGAGGAAGCCGCCCGGCTGATGCAGGGCGTGACGACGGAGCGGGCCGAGGCCATCATTAAAGGGGCCTTGCTGCATGTAGGCAACAACGCCCAGATTGCCACCCTGGGCTGGTGCTTCGGGGGCAGCTGGAGTCTGCAGACCGCGCTGCTGGCCGGCCCGAAAGCCGTGGGTTGCATTATGTACTACGGTATGCCCGAGAAAGACCCGGCTCGTCTGAAAACTCTGAATACTGACGTGCTGGGCATTTTTGCGCAGCAGGATAGGTCCATCACACCGGCCGTGGTAGCGCAGTTCACCAAGGATATGGCTGCTGCCAAGAAGAAGCTCACGGTGAAGTTCTACGACGCCGACCACGCTTTTGCCAACCCCTCCAACCCCAGGTACAACCGGCAGTTCGCGGAAGATGCCCACGCGCTTTCTCTGGCCTACCTGCGCAAGGCCTTAAAGCTGAAAGGCTAA
- a CDS encoding AarF/ABC1/UbiB kinase family protein yields MEDSPKPLSSLPTSKVARAARFAKTGLNVGANYVKHYARRAVGAKAPTDDLHAANAAELYGTLSEMKGSVLKVAQMLAMEKNLLPAAYADQFAQAQYQTPPLSGPLVVKAFRDAFGRSPFEVFEEFDINARQAASIGQVHWARSGGLTYAVKVQYPGVADSIRSDIRLVKPIALRVLGLSEDTVRPYLQEVEIRLLEETDYTLELRRGQEIAAQCAELPHLEFPRYYPALSSARILTMDWLPGQHLREFLATDPSPAVRNQLGQALWDFYMHQLNNLHQVHADPHPGNFLLRTDHGGTVAVLDFGCVKEIPAEVHRLFTALLAPETLADSARLGALLEEAGVVRPDDAPAQRAFYVSTMHTSLELVGRPFRQATFDFGDPAYMQALYALGDDLLQQPELRQQREPRGSEHFIYLNRTYVGLYALLTELRAHIQTGLR; encoded by the coding sequence ATGGAAGATTCTCCCAAGCCGCTCAGCTCCCTGCCTACCTCCAAAGTGGCGCGTGCGGCGCGCTTTGCTAAAACGGGCCTTAATGTGGGCGCCAACTACGTGAAGCACTACGCCCGCCGGGCCGTAGGCGCCAAGGCCCCAACCGACGACCTGCACGCGGCCAACGCCGCCGAGCTGTACGGCACGCTCAGCGAAATGAAAGGCTCGGTGCTGAAGGTGGCCCAGATGCTGGCTATGGAGAAAAACCTGCTGCCCGCGGCCTACGCCGACCAGTTTGCCCAGGCCCAGTACCAGACGCCGCCACTATCGGGGCCGTTGGTAGTCAAAGCTTTCCGGGACGCGTTTGGCCGCTCACCGTTTGAGGTGTTCGAGGAGTTCGACATCAACGCCCGGCAGGCGGCCAGCATTGGGCAGGTGCACTGGGCCCGCAGTGGTGGACTCACGTACGCAGTGAAAGTGCAGTACCCTGGTGTGGCTGACAGCATCCGCTCCGATATCCGGCTGGTGAAGCCTATTGCCCTGCGCGTGCTGGGTCTAAGCGAAGACACTGTACGGCCCTACCTGCAGGAGGTAGAAATCCGCCTGCTGGAAGAAACCGACTACACCCTGGAGCTGCGGCGCGGCCAGGAAATAGCCGCCCAGTGCGCCGAACTGCCGCACCTGGAGTTTCCGCGCTACTACCCCGCCCTGTCCTCGGCCCGCATCCTGACTATGGACTGGCTGCCGGGCCAGCACCTGCGGGAGTTTCTGGCCACCGACCCTTCGCCCGCTGTGCGCAACCAGCTGGGCCAGGCGCTGTGGGACTTCTACATGCACCAGCTGAACAACCTGCATCAGGTACACGCCGACCCGCACCCCGGCAACTTCCTGCTGCGCACCGACCACGGTGGCACCGTAGCCGTGCTGGATTTTGGCTGCGTAAAGGAAATCCCGGCCGAAGTTCACCGCCTTTTCACGGCTCTGCTGGCCCCCGAAACCCTGGCTGATTCGGCCCGGCTGGGGGCCTTGCTGGAGGAAGCCGGCGTAGTGCGCCCCGACGACGCCCCCGCCCAGCGCGCTTTCTATGTGAGCACCATGCACACGTCCCTGGAGCTGGTAGGCCGCCCCTTCCGCCAGGCTACGTTCGACTTCGGCGACCCGGCTTATATGCAGGCCCTGTACGCCCTCGGCGACGACCTGCTGCAGCAGCCCGAGCTACGCCAGCAGCGGGAACCGCGCGGCTCCGAGCATTTTATCTACCTCAACCGCACTTATGTGGGCCTGTACGCCCTGCTGACTGAACTGCGCGCCCACATCCAAACCGGGCTCCGCTAA
- a CDS encoding TetR family transcriptional regulator C-terminal domain-containing protein — MEQQLPPLAAAEPAASPKARIKQAYLDYVLRKGTPPPSVYRLTQKLNLPEQEFYRFYPTFAAIDRELWADFGREARTAAAREPVWEQYGSREKLLGFYYTLLEILKRNRSYALQSLHHSLRGMPGLTPRVLDDFRQEFEVFVGEILREGRRTEEVASRPLVQEQYPRAFWQQMLFVLGFFAKDDTVNFERTDAAIEKAVTLSFDLVGRNTFDSALDFVRFLIRK; from the coding sequence TCCCCTGGCCGCAGCCGAGCCGGCCGCTTCGCCCAAAGCCCGCATCAAGCAGGCGTATCTGGACTATGTGCTGCGTAAGGGCACGCCTCCGCCATCGGTGTACCGCCTGACGCAGAAGCTGAACCTGCCCGAGCAGGAGTTCTACCGCTTCTATCCCACCTTCGCGGCCATCGACCGGGAGCTGTGGGCTGATTTTGGGCGCGAAGCCCGCACGGCCGCCGCCCGGGAGCCGGTGTGGGAACAGTACGGCAGCCGCGAAAAGCTGCTGGGCTTCTATTATACCCTGCTCGAAATTCTGAAGCGCAACCGCAGCTACGCCCTGCAAAGCCTGCACCACTCCCTGCGCGGAATGCCTGGCCTCACGCCCCGGGTGCTCGACGACTTCCGGCAGGAGTTTGAGGTATTCGTGGGCGAAATCCTGCGCGAAGGGCGCCGCACCGAAGAAGTAGCTAGCCGCCCGCTGGTGCAGGAGCAGTATCCGCGCGCCTTCTGGCAGCAGATGCTCTTCGTGCTGGGCTTCTTCGCCAAAGACGATACCGTGAACTTTGAGCGCACCGACGCGGCCATCGAAAAAGCCGTGACGCTCAGCTTCGACCTCGTGGGCCGCAACACGTTCGACTCGGCGCTGGACTTTGTGCGGTTTCTGATACGGAAATAA